In Colletotrichum higginsianum IMI 349063 chromosome 1, whole genome shotgun sequence, one genomic interval encodes:
- a CDS encoding ATP-binding protein, with product MPKGRVCIQMSGAPGSGKSTTAKALAGPLDAVILDLDVIKTSLLDKNVPFLQAATLSYSILWALSGDVLKQGRNLIIDCTCNYEEVINRGRTLAAENGFEYWYVECRPEVDMRVLDERLRSRQSMRSQRTGVNRPPIDAGISQDAGQQESLFRGWIESPYRPKNNVIVVDSSQSCELCRDQIMEVMEIKWHKSRAIVGPLGASL from the exons ATGCCGAAAGGAAGAGTGTGCATCCAGATGTCCGGCGCCCCGGGCTCCGGTAAAAGCACGACGGCGAAAGCTCTCGCCGggcccctcgacgccgtgaTTCTCGACTTGGACGTCATCAAAACATCGCTGCTGGACAAGAACGTTCCTTTCCTTCAGGCGGCGACGCTCTCCTACTCCATCTTATGGGCCCTTTCCGGCGACGTCCTCAAGCAGGGCCGGAACCTCATCATCGACTGCACTTGCAACTACGAGGAAGTCATCAACCGGGGAAGGACATTGGCCGCAGAGAACGGCTTTGAGTATTGGTACGTCGAGTGCAGGCCCGAGGTCGACATGCGGGTTTTGGACGAGAGGCTGCGTAGCCGACAGTCGATGAGAAGCCAGCGGACGGGTGTGAATCGACCACCGATCGATGCGGGGATTTCTCAAGATGCCGGACAGCAGGAGTCCTTGTTTCGGGGATGGATCGAGAGCCCGTACCGGCCGAAGAACAACGTCATTGTTGTCGATTCCTCACAAAGCTGTGAGCTGTGCCGAGACCAAATCATGGAAGTAATGGAGATAAAGTGGCACAAGTCACG TGCCATCGTTGGACCTCTCGGTGCTTCATTATAG
- a CDS encoding Major facilitator superfamily transporter, whose amino-acid sequence MMNQSGDADTMTKQRDDDHPQEGLEDKNGQIVDMADGYTPEEEKEVLRKIDLAIMPMYLDKQSLSYASVFGLITDLNLTSTQYSWCSSIFYVGQLVSEYPFIYLMSRFHLTKFVGITVVIWGIICMCLAAPTNYAGFATVRFLLGFAEGAVSPAFITITSIWYRSNEHALRTALWITMNGVAQICGSLLMYGIAKNTALALAPWRTLFLVCGAVTSAAGVMFYLFMPNGPKDAWFLTARQKQVLSLRMAKDREGGDKTSFSVSQLKEAALDIKTWFVFWFGVLVTMQSPVLTFASLVINNIGYDKYETMLYTAPSGAVQIGMLWIGVCGCMLFPKNRTLVALVLILPPLAGNVLLMKLSTNSGWGMIAASWISSCITAVWSILLSLTASNVKGNTKRAIVNAMFFVGYCAGCIGAPQLWTEKPRYFNGVVTAIVTWCLLFVEIIVYRYLCSRDNSKRDADLSGAQSSGSGHDEVTLDAGGAPDSDMTDKQDRQFRYSI is encoded by the exons ATGATGAATCAATCCGGCGACGCTGACACGATGACCAAGCAACGAGACGACGACCATCCACAAGAAGGCCTGGAGGACAAGAATGGACAGATTGTCGACATGGCAGATGGCTATAcccccgaggaggagaaggaggtgcTGCGCAAGATCGACCTTGCCATCATGCCCATG TACCTCGACAAACAGAGTCTGAGCTACGCGAGC GTCTTCGGCCTGATTACGGATCTCAACTTGACCAGCACTCAATACTCTTGGTGTTCGTCCATTTTTTACGTTG GTCAACTGGTGTCCGAGTACCCCTTCATCTACCTGATGAGCAGGTTCCATCTCACCAAATTCGTTGGAATCACGGT TGTCATCTGGGGCATCATTTGCATGTGCCTTGCTGCGCCAACCAACTACGCCGGCTTCGCCACCGTCCGCTTCCTCCTGGGGTTCGCCGAGGGAGCCGTGTCCCCGGCcttcatcaccatcaccagcatcTGGTATCGCAGCAACGAGCACGCCCTCCGAACAGC GCTGTGGATCACCATGAACGGCGTGGCCCAGATCTGCGGCTCGCTGCTCATGTACGGCATCGCCAAGAacaccgccctcgccctcgcgccGTGGCGGACGCTCTTTCTCGTCTGCGGCGCCGTcacgtcggccgccggcgtcatgtTCTACCTCTTCATGCCCAACGGCCCCAAGGATGCCTGGTTCCTGACGGCCCGCCAGAAGCAGGTCCTCTCACTGCGGATGGCCAAGGaccgcgagggcggcgacaagACCTCCTTCTCCGTGTCGCAGCTCAAGGAGGCCGCCCTGGACATCAAGACCTGGTTCGTGTTCTGGTTCGGCGTCCTGGTGACGATGCAGTCTCCGGTCCTGACG TTCGCATCACtcgtcatcaacaacatcggCTACGATAAGTACGAAACAATGCTCTACACAGCTCCTTCGG GCGCCGTCCAAATCGGGATGCTCTGGATCGGCGTCTGCGGCTGCATGCTGTTCCCCAAGAACAGAACCCTCGTAGCATTGGTCCTTATCCTACCACCTCTGGCGGGCAACGTGCTCCTCATGAAGCTCTCCACCAACTCCGGATGGGGCATGATAGCGGCCTCTTGGATC TCGTCGTGCATCACCGCAGTCTGGTCCATCCTCCTGTCCCTCACCGCGTCCAACGTCAAGGGCAACACCAAGCGCGCCATCGTCAATGCCATGTTCTTCGTCGGCTACTGCGCGGGGTGCATCGGTGCCCCGCAGCTCTGGACCGAGAAGCCGCGGTACTTCAACGGCGTCGTCACGGCCATCGTCACCTGGTGTCTGCTCTTTGTGGAGATTATCGTGTATCGGTATCTATGCTCGAGAGACAACTCCAAGAGAGATGCCGACCTCTCTGGTGCACAGTCTTCGGGAAGCGGCCATGATGAGGTCACGTtggatgccggcggcgcccctGATAGCGATATGACGGACAAGCAGGATAGACAGTTCAGATACAGCATATAG